In one window of Methanosarcina vacuolata Z-761 DNA:
- a CDS encoding BatD family protein — MAKKLALIALLAVFFTSAFSIIALAEEDIEWVEKKDGTPLYWGDTVTVNGYVIKAEDFNDNKQVFVSISKDGEKLKTSPLSAGLEVVYDDKIKVYAQEVNPNYEIIKKDGKEFKTGNWNPYAKLDILIKGEPEFDIDVETKKDTYDSKSTGDGSIDVSIEIKNDGDAKAKNAVLTIDTAGMEVLKGKKKYTLGEVLKEETLEPVNITLKAPKPWEDTDLNISAKITCEDVRNKKYEDIGFKVIKIEKKWGLVISKFITRDNHMGKPIYVSVNVRNVGLCDIDDIVLTDSIASKTHLKKDAVLVKTLSLKSGELAEKVFEYTLIPEKPGEFTFPKTTANFTLPNGQNGDAGSNNSEKVKIYGPEISVTKTINKQQLNAGDELTVTITVKNTGNIDSSVTVTDTVPPEAKLISGETSFKQILGSGGGSKTVTYILQMHKEGEIHLPACKASFLDLDEYSGEVVSDTPVVYVGVPISLEGSSKQPEGKTDSNQEKNKSSGLAQNEDPEDTSGFGPVLAIAGLLAVTFILGRRRT; from the coding sequence CTTGCCGTTTTCTTCACTTCGGCTTTCTCAATAATCGCTCTTGCAGAAGAAGACATCGAGTGGGTAGAGAAAAAGGATGGAACACCACTGTACTGGGGGGATACAGTAACAGTTAACGGCTATGTTATAAAGGCAGAAGATTTTAACGATAACAAACAGGTGTTTGTTTCAATCTCGAAGGATGGGGAAAAACTGAAGACGTCTCCACTTTCCGCAGGCCTGGAAGTCGTATATGACGACAAGATAAAGGTTTATGCCCAGGAAGTGAACCCGAATTATGAGATTATCAAAAAGGATGGAAAGGAGTTCAAGACAGGAAACTGGAACCCTTATGCTAAACTGGATATCCTTATAAAAGGAGAGCCAGAATTTGACATAGACGTTGAAACCAAAAAGGACACATATGATTCGAAATCTACCGGAGACGGTTCAATTGATGTATCGATAGAAATTAAAAACGATGGAGACGCAAAAGCTAAAAATGCCGTTCTAACTATCGACACAGCCGGGATGGAAGTCCTTAAAGGAAAAAAGAAATACACACTTGGAGAGGTTCTTAAAGAGGAAACTCTTGAACCTGTGAATATTACATTGAAAGCTCCCAAGCCGTGGGAAGACACTGATCTTAATATAAGTGCAAAAATTACATGTGAGGATGTAAGGAACAAGAAGTACGAAGACATAGGCTTCAAAGTCATAAAAATAGAAAAAAAATGGGGCCTTGTTATTTCAAAGTTTATTACAAGAGATAATCACATGGGTAAGCCTATCTACGTCTCGGTCAATGTCCGGAACGTAGGGCTTTGCGACATAGATGACATCGTACTTACTGATTCGATAGCTTCCAAAACGCACCTTAAGAAAGATGCGGTGCTCGTGAAGACCCTTTCTCTTAAATCCGGGGAATTAGCTGAAAAAGTTTTTGAATACACTCTGATTCCTGAAAAACCGGGAGAATTCACCTTCCCAAAAACAACGGCTAATTTTACCCTGCCTAATGGGCAGAATGGTGACGCGGGTTCCAATAACTCGGAAAAGGTAAAAATTTATGGACCTGAAATCTCAGTTACAAAAACCATAAACAAACAGCAACTGAATGCCGGAGATGAACTGACCGTAACGATCACTGTAAAAAACACAGGAAACATTGATTCAAGTGTGACAGTAACCGACACCGTACCTCCTGAAGCTAAACTAATAAGCGGGGAAACCAGTTTCAAGCAGATTCTCGGAAGTGGCGGCGGTTCAAAAACAGTAACCTATATCCTTCAAATGCATAAAGAAGGAGAAATCCATCTGCCTGCATGTAAGGCAAGTTTCCTCGACCTTGATGAATATTCAGGAGAGGTCGTTTCGGATACTCCTGTTGTTTATGTAGGAGTGCCGATTTCTCTTGAAGGAAGCAGCAAGCAGCCTGAGGGAAAAACTGACTCCAATCAGGAAAAAAATAAATCATCGGGTCTGGCACAAAATGAAGATCCTGAAGATACTTCCGGATTCGGTCCTGTCCTTGCTATAGCAGGACTTCTCGCAGTTACATTCATCCTGGGAAGAAGACGTACCTGA